A region from the Aegilops tauschii subsp. strangulata cultivar AL8/78 chromosome 5, Aet v6.0, whole genome shotgun sequence genome encodes:
- the LOC109781517 gene encoding uncharacterized protein, with protein sequence MEGDEAARRGREALSGGHLCHVCGHQYPNPNPSAKLRRSHRRNSCRKVTPAAEEEDAGPRNAGEGRFVLGAGGGPGDGEEPGNGAASGGSASPGSANGGVESAEDKENGEHASPNAARIQAISSDCTETGLIPNNSSETAYEGNGTDSERPCTNGIQHRVPESFTEIGPLAVAHPTEREDCLEEYQDASSFLHQSDPEDGAAIARESDVPMEIKNLDKGSVGSSVAADVISLERYDTCKYQFSRESSMTDFPAGSEVENEAEYYAENITPGLVGREDGLNLQSTDECSADIDSNNTDVVVDSKSDKTSGSCEFLGDLNPSSLQKCYPLMSDPESQSACSRKVDNLFKDGMEVLDSTSEVSPREEIVESYPVGSETISNSGDELKLIHTSNTSTDCSTERSSQNLSAQDTSGVQLPVDNSCLVNSVCSVPGYQNDLAVTNDDGMLKSTAEDNCTKGILVKDSALDSSCEARPEQQEEICNRESATEVPTNYQVSTSQEHVTLLMDQVISTKNPFNIDDTRSDDLFELASGYRLEAPNVFESEQEVDSTSKTVSNQTSVADGKHCPTSDDRMVAVSCKNGYAVDAEDASVSSSADPAKNVFLHDASVNHDKKEGESHTNGIIDAPSQVFPTEFSTMPVSQEINAVSTHVEEKTDTEDTKAKDKTPVENIDDSEEKKQTQDASAKEMTAVLHSDNVEEDKLAEDTGSKEVTAVQSTENIHEKDQTEDGRAKKMDGEFNTADVGNRQTDVASKEENKTDEVQQADNAVEKKQAPETTAKQTNVVQSRDHAEERKQAEETVGLEGNKQNGEIAAVGSRLNSARISVPLKVLLAEASLEGKEKKPSTKERVLSFTRRGASKDDASSAKPGAAGSDDQYWNSPAKMPHDNNNVDKRSKVRKQPWMPFICCHSVH encoded by the exons ATGGAGGGCGACGAGGCGGCGAGGCGGGGGAGGGAGGCGCTGAGCGGGGGCCACCTCTGCCACGTCTGCGGGCACCAGTACCCCAACCCCAACCCCAGCGCCAAGCTCCGCCGCTCCCACCGCAGGAATTCCTGCCGCAAGGTCACGCCGgccgccgaggaggaggacgccggGCCGCGCAATGCGGGCGAGGGCCGCTTCGTGCTTG GTGCTGGTGGAGGACCAGGAGACGGGGAGGAGCCTGGGAATGGCGCGGCGAGCGGAGGCTCTGCGTCGCCCGGATCTGCGAACGGAGGCGTCGAATCGGCGGAGGACAAGGAGAACGGAG AACATGCTTCTCCTAATGCTGCTAGAATTCAAGCCATCAGCAGTGACTGCACTGAAACTGGCCTGATTCCCAATAATTCTTCTGAAACTGCATATGAAGGCAATGGAACCGATTCAGAAAGGCCTTGCACCAATGGAATTCAACATAGAGTGCCTGAAAGTTTCACTGAAATTGGACCGCTTGCAGTTGCACACCCAACTGAGCGAGAAGATTGTCTTGAGGAGTACCAGGATGCATCTTCTTTTCTTCATCAGTCAGATCCGGAAGATGGTGCAGCAATAGCACGTGAGTCAGATGTTCCTATGGAAATCAAGAATCTGGATAAAGGCTCAGTGGGTTCAAGTGTGGCTGCAGATGTAATCTCTCTTGAAAGATATGACACATGCAAATATcagttttcaagagaatcaaGCATGACTGATTTTCCTGCTGGATCCGAGGTTGAAAATGAAGCTGAATATTATGCGGAGAATATAACTCCTGGATTGGTTGGGCGTGAAGATGGCTTAAACCTCCAGAGTACAGATGAATGCTCAGCAGACATTGACAGCAACAATACAGATGTTGTGGTTGACAGCAAATCTGATAAAACATCTGGTAGTTGCGAGTTTCTTGGTGATTTGAACCCCTCATCTCTTCAGAAGTGCTATCCACTTATGTCTGATCCAGAATCCCAATCTGCATGTTCCAGGAAGGTGGACAACTTATTTAAAGATGGTATGGAAGTTCTGGATAGCACGTCTGAAGTATCACCAAGAGAAGAAATAGTAGAATCATATCCTGTTGGATCTGAAACAATATCTAATTCTGGAGATGAGTTGAAGCTAATTCATACTTCAAATACATCAACTGATTGCTCCACAGAGCGCTCTTCACAGAACTTGTCTGCTCAAGATACTTCAGGTGTTCAGCTGCCAGTTGATAACTCTTGCCTGGTAAATTCAGTATGCTCTGTACCTGGTTATCAGAATGATCTTGCTGTTACTAATGATGACGGCATGCTCAAGTCCACTGCTGAAGATAACTGCACTAAAGGCATTTTAGTAAAGGACAGTGCGTTGGATTCTTCCTGTGAGGCGAGGCCTGAACAACAAGAGGAAATCTGCAACAGGGAGAGTGCCACTGAGGTTCCTACAAATTACCAAGTGTCTACAAGTCAGGAGCATGTCACATTACTAATGGATCAAGTGATTTCTACCAAGAATCCATTCAATATAGATGACACCAGGAGTGATGACTTATTTGAGCTTGCTTCTGGTTACCGTTTAGAGGCACCAAATGTTTTTGAATCAGAGCAGGAAGTTGACTCTACATCTAAGACAGTTTCCAACCAAACCAGCGTTGCTGATGGGAAACACTGTCCGACCTCAG ATGATCGCATGGTAGCTGTGTCATGTAAAAATGGATATGCAGTTGATGCAGAAGATGCGTCGGTCAGTAGCAGTGCAGATCCTGCGAAGAACGTTTTCTTGCATGATGCCTCGGTGAACCATGACAAGAAGGAAGGTGAATCACATACAAATGGCATCATCGATGCGCCATCTCAAGTATTTCCGACAGAATTTAGCACAATGCCCGTCTCTCAGGAGATCAATGCAGTCAGCACACATGTTGAAGAAAAGACTGACACGGAAGACACCAAAGCAAAAGATAAGACTCCGGTAGAGAATATAGATGACTCAGAAGAAAAGAAACAGACTCAAGATGCTAGTGCAAAGGAGATGACTGCAGTACTGCACTCAGATAATGTTGAAGAGGATAAACTGGCTGAGGATACTGGTTCAAAGGAAGTGACAGCAGTACAAAGCACAGAAAATATTCATGAAAAGGATCAGACTGAAGACGGTCGTGCAAAGAAGATGGATGGAGAATTTAACACAGCTGATGTTGGCAACAGGCAGACTGATGTCGCCAGCAAGGAAGAGAATAAAACAGATGAAGTGCAACAGGCAGATAATGCTGTAGAAAAGAAGCAGGCTCCAGAAACTACTGCAAAGCAGACGAACGTGGTGCAAAGCAGGGATCATGCTGAAGAGCGGAAGCAGGCTGAAGAAACAGTCGGTCTGGAGGGAAACAAGCAGAATGGAGAGATCGCCGCCGTTGGCTCGAGGCTGAATTCAGCAAGGATCAGCGTCCCCTTGAAGGTCCTCCTTGCCGAGGCGAGCCTGGAGGGCAAAGAGAAGAAACCCAGCACCAAGGAGCGGGTCCTGTCATTCACGCGGCGAGGAGCGTCGAAGGACGACGCCTCATCGGCGAAGCCAGGGGCAGCCGGTTCGGACGACCAGTACTGGAACTCCCCCGCGAAGATGCCCCATGACAACAACAACGTCGACAAGAGATCCAAAGTGAGGAAGCAGCCGTGGATGCCCTTCATCTGCTGCCACTCCGTGCACTGA
- the LOC109781516 gene encoding probable glucan endo-1,3-beta-glucosidase A6, with translation MVASMAASPLRPLLLLLLAALACHAADASRSGSPFRHGRGRGLGVNYGRVADDIPAPRRSAQLLRAAGAGSVKIYDANPAVLRALAGTGMAVSIMVPNQIIPDLAASYAAADRWVAANLLPYLPRTRVKFLLVGNEVLSDGSIAASTWTRIVPAMENLHRSLRARRVSRVKLGTTLAMDALVTGAFPRPPSAAAFRPDIAESVLRPLLRFLEGTNSYYFVDAYTYFVWAGSNGTVPLDYALLQPATRARYVDPGTGLAYTNLLDEMLDAVGAAMSKLGHGGVRIAIAETGWPNGGDYDQVGANVRNAAVYNRNLAARMARNPGTPARPGARMPVFVFSLYNEDLKPGPGTERHWGLYYANGTAVYPVDLTGRRPLWAYPPLPAADNDTPYKGPIWCVLAAHAGRKLNETAVGDALTYACGQGNGTCGAIQPGGECFQPNTGAAHASYAFNSYWQQFRKTGATCYFNNLAEQTIKDPSHGSCKFSSSLG, from the exons ATGGTGGCGTCCATGGCGGCCTCCCCCCTCCGGCcgctcctccttctcctcctcgccgccctcgccTGCCACG CGGCGGACGCGAGCCGGAGCGGGAGCCCCTTCCGCCACGGGCGCGGCCGCGGCCTCGGCGTCAACTACGGCAGGGTGGCCGACGACATCCCGGCGCCGCGGCGGTCCGCGCAGCTGCTGCGCGCGGCGGGGGCGGGCTCCGTCAAGATCTACGACGCCAACCCGGCGGTGCTCCGCGCGCTGGCCGGGACGGGCATGGCGGTCTCCATCATGGTGCCCAACCAGATCATCCCGGACCTGGCCGCCTCCTACGCCGCCGCCGACCGCTGGGTCGCCGCCAACCTGCTACCCTACCTCCCGCGCACGCGGGTCAAGTTCCTGCTCGTCGGCAACGAGGTGCTCTCCGACGGCTCCATCGCGGCCTCCACCTGGACCCGCATCGTGCCGGCCATGGAGAACCTCCACCGCAGCCTCCGCGCGCGCCGCGTCAGCCGCGTCAAGCTCGGCACCACGCTCGCCATGGACGCGCTCGTCACGGGCGCCTTCCCGCGCCCGCCCTCCGCCGCGGCGTTCCGCCCGGACATCGCCGAGTCCGTCCTCCGCCCGCTGCTCCGCTTCCTCGAGGGCACCAACTCCTACTACTTCGTCGACGCCTACACCTACTTCGTCTGGGCCGGCAGCAACGGCACCGTCCCGCTCGACTACGCGCTGCTCCAGCCCGCCACGCGCGCCCGCTACGTCGACCCCGGCACGGGGCTCGCCTACACcaacctgctcgacgaaatgctcGACGCCGTGGGCGCCGCCATGTCCAAGCTCGGCCACGGGGGCGTCAGGATCGCCATCGCGGAGACCGGCTGGCCCAACGGCGGCGACTACGACCAGGTCGGCGCCAACGTCCGCAACGCCGCCGTCTACAACAGGAACCTCGCGGCGCGGATGGCCAGGAACCCCGGCACGCCGGCGCGGCCGGGCGCCAGGATGCCGGTGTTCGTCTTCTCCCTCTACAACGAGGACCTCAAGCCCGGCCCGGGCACCGAGCGCCACTGGGGCCTCTACTACGCCAACGGCACGGCCGTGTACCCGGTCGACCTCACCGGGCGGCGGCCGCTGTGGGCGTACCCGCCGCTGCCGGCGGCGGACAACGACACGCCGTACAAGGGGCCGATATGGTGCGTGCTGGCCGCCCACGCCGGCAGGAAGCTGAACGAGACGGCGGTGGGGGACGCGCTGACGTACGCGTGCGGGCAGGGGAACGGGACCTGCGGCGCCATCCAGCCCGGCGGCGAGTGCTTCCAGCCCAACACGGGGGCGGCGCACGCCAGCTACGCCTTCAACTCCTACTGGCAGCAGTTCAGGAAGACCGGAGCTACGTGCTACTTCAACAACCTCGCAGAGCAGACCATCAAGGACCCAA GCCACGGATCCTGCAAGTTCAGCAGTTCATTGGGCTGA